The Flavobacterium sp. 123 genome contains a region encoding:
- a CDS encoding translocation/assembly module TamB domain-containing protein: MKTINKDYGVNISIDGVAISSFGGVKFKKVLILDHHKDTLIYCNRIKTSFLDSKRVLDGDLIFKELRLDGLLFNLKTYKNEKETNLDRFIRAFDTGKKTSGKHFLLTAKEAYITKGHFLLTDENRAVPKDVDFTKLNTHISDFKLFGPDVNTNIKTMSFLDHRGIYVTNLSSVFSYTKKQIKLDNLDLTTKESKVKGTVTLNYKIEDFADFNNKVKFDVKLKPSILASNDIRGFYKELGKNQLFYIRSKIKGTLNDLKFTKLRVVDSRNTQLIGEIRFKNLFPKKEQKFYMNGKFDKLTSSYDNLVALLPNVLGKRLPIRLKKLGTVNLIGNSQITTTAITASFKMTSALGKVESDLVMENINFIDNATYLGNVVLGNFDIGTFLENKDLGKVTLNLDVDGKGFSEKYLNTAIKGDLSQIDYKNYTYHNVILNGNFKLPLYKGQISVSDPNLNMTFDGLVDLSKKDSRFDFHINVENADLHKLKFVKDTTSLLKGDVVVQASGNTIENLQGAVFIKKTTYQNSKSTYVFDDFAVNSNFDANRVRTINVNSPDIVEGQIIGKFQFNQLNKLLRNSLGSLYTNFKPHKVNKGQFLKFDFTIYSKIIEILYPEISIGSNTVLKGNLNSDTNEFKLNFNSPKIVASKNTFDNIRVSIDNKNPLYNAYIELDSIKTKYYKIRDFSLINVTMKDTLYFRTEFKGGEKGEDYYNLNLYHTINKDNNNVVGISKSEVKFKDYLWFLNEKETPNNQLVFDKAFKNFTIDDILLSHENQLIELKGVIKDSTYKDLKLSFKDVDLNKITPENNKFIFKGNINGDVNFKQNKAVFQPTAALVIDHLNLNNTDLGTLDFDIQGDENLRKFTMNSSLENENMESFNANGSFEIVDKETILDLKLKLDKFNLATLGPIGGDVISNIRGFASGNSTIEGKLSKPDINGRLYVDGAGIGIPYLNVDYQLNDRTIVDLTDEKFLFRNNLLTDTKYGTKGTLNGSVEHKNFSDWKLDLAISSKKLLALDTKDSEDAAYFGTAFINGTATIKGPTGSLFIKVDAKSEKGTSVKIPINYAESVSDNSFIHFLTAKEKYNIKNRIVDKTRNYNGLELEFDFDITPDAEVEVILDRNTGHGMKGKGFGSLLFKINTLGKFNMWGDFQAYEGTYNFKYGGLIDKRFAVKKGGSISWEGNPMRAQLNLEAVYKTTANPAVLLENSSFNTKVPVEVIIGVRGDLMSPDPDFNIDFPTVSNVLKSEIQYKLTDKDVRQTQALYLLSSGGFLSPEGVNRSDFLSGSLFETATSLLGGFIKSDNDKFQVGINVIGADKRLGRETDGRFVATISSKINERITINGKVGVPFGGINESAIVGDLEVLYRVNEDGTMNLRLFNKENDINYIGQGIGYTQGAGISYEVDFDTFKELVNKIFKKHKIERVISPEYIDQDSAISPDYINFYNTKKSKKDSPKNNKEAVIPEED, encoded by the coding sequence ATGAAAACTATCAATAAAGATTATGGGGTTAATATTTCAATAGATGGAGTAGCCATATCTTCTTTTGGAGGTGTTAAGTTCAAAAAGGTATTAATTCTGGATCATCATAAAGACACTTTGATTTATTGCAATAGAATTAAAACTAGTTTTCTGGATAGCAAAAGAGTATTGGATGGAGATTTGATTTTTAAAGAATTAAGGTTAGACGGATTGCTTTTTAACTTAAAAACTTATAAAAACGAAAAGGAAACTAATTTAGATCGATTTATTAGGGCTTTTGATACAGGTAAAAAAACTTCAGGCAAACACTTTTTACTTACAGCTAAGGAAGCCTATATTACTAAAGGTCATTTTCTACTTACGGATGAAAATCGTGCGGTGCCTAAAGATGTTGATTTTACAAAACTAAACACTCATATTTCAGATTTTAAACTTTTTGGTCCAGATGTTAATACGAACATTAAAACCATGTCGTTTTTAGATCATCGTGGAATTTACGTGACTAATTTAAGTTCCGTATTCAGCTATACAAAAAAACAAATCAAACTTGATAATTTAGATTTAACTACTAAAGAATCTAAGGTTAAGGGAACGGTTACGCTTAATTATAAAATTGAAGATTTCGCAGATTTCAACAACAAGGTGAAATTTGATGTCAAATTAAAACCTTCTATTTTAGCTTCAAATGACATTCGAGGTTTTTATAAAGAGTTAGGTAAAAACCAACTTTTTTATATCAGATCTAAAATCAAGGGAACTTTAAACGATCTGAAATTTACTAAATTAAGAGTTGTAGATTCTCGAAACACCCAATTAATAGGCGAAATAAGGTTTAAGAATCTCTTTCCTAAAAAAGAACAGAAATTCTACATGAATGGAAAATTTGATAAACTTACTTCCAGTTATGACAATCTCGTTGCGTTATTGCCTAATGTATTGGGTAAACGATTACCAATTAGATTAAAAAAGCTAGGAACTGTAAATTTGATTGGAAATTCCCAAATTACTACAACTGCAATTACAGCTAGTTTCAAGATGACTTCAGCTTTAGGTAAAGTAGAATCAGATTTGGTAATGGAAAATATTAATTTCATTGACAATGCTACTTATTTAGGAAATGTGGTATTGGGGAATTTTGATATTGGAACTTTTCTTGAAAATAAAGATTTAGGCAAAGTAACTTTGAATCTAGATGTTGATGGGAAAGGGTTTTCTGAAAAGTACCTCAATACTGCCATAAAAGGTGATTTGAGTCAAATAGATTATAAAAACTATACCTATCATAATGTTATTTTGAATGGGAACTTCAAGTTACCACTTTATAAAGGTCAAATCTCAGTAAGCGACCCTAATTTGAATATGACTTTTGATGGTTTAGTTGATTTGAGTAAAAAAGATAGCCGATTTGATTTCCATATTAATGTTGAAAATGCCGATTTGCACAAGTTGAAATTTGTTAAAGATACTACTTCACTATTAAAAGGAGATGTTGTAGTGCAAGCATCTGGAAATACGATTGAAAATTTGCAAGGAGCTGTTTTTATTAAAAAAACTACCTATCAAAATTCAAAATCAACCTATGTTTTTGATGACTTTGCTGTAAATTCAAATTTTGATGCAAATCGAGTACGTACAATAAACGTAAACTCTCCAGATATTGTTGAAGGGCAAATAATAGGTAAATTTCAATTTAATCAGTTGAATAAATTACTCCGAAATTCTTTAGGGAGTCTTTATACAAATTTCAAACCTCATAAAGTCAATAAGGGACAATTCTTAAAGTTTGATTTTACCATCTACAGTAAAATTATTGAGATTTTGTATCCTGAAATTTCCATTGGTTCCAATACCGTTTTAAAAGGGAATTTGAATTCTGATACAAATGAATTTAAATTGAATTTTAATTCACCTAAAATTGTTGCTTCAAAAAACACATTTGATAATATAAGAGTTTCTATTGATAATAAAAATCCGCTTTATAACGCTTATATTGAGCTGGATAGTATAAAAACAAAATATTATAAAATTCGAGATTTTAGTTTGATTAATGTCACAATGAAAGACACTTTGTACTTTCGTACGGAGTTCAAAGGAGGAGAAAAAGGAGAAGATTATTACAATTTAAACTTATACCACACAATTAATAAAGACAATAATAATGTTGTAGGAATCAGTAAGTCCGAGGTTAAATTTAAAGATTATTTGTGGTTTTTGAATGAAAAAGAAACGCCAAATAATCAACTTGTTTTTGATAAAGCATTTAAAAATTTCACCATTGATGATATTTTATTGTCTCATGAAAATCAATTAATCGAACTTAAAGGAGTTATAAAAGACAGTACCTATAAAGACTTGAAATTAAGTTTCAAAGATGTTGATTTAAATAAAATTACTCCTGAAAACAACAAGTTCATTTTTAAAGGAAATATTAATGGGGATGTCAATTTTAAACAAAACAAAGCAGTTTTCCAACCCACAGCAGCGCTGGTAATTGATCATTTAAATTTGAACAATACGGATTTAGGTACTTTAGATTTTGATATTCAAGGCGATGAAAATTTGAGAAAATTTACCATGAATTCTTCTCTTGAGAATGAAAACATGGAATCATTCAATGCTAATGGAAGTTTTGAAATTGTTGATAAAGAGACAATTCTTGATTTAAAACTAAAATTAGACAAATTTAATTTAGCAACTTTAGGACCTATAGGAGGTGATGTAATATCGAATATTAGGGGTTTTGCCTCAGGAAATTCAACCATAGAAGGAAAACTTTCTAAACCGGATATTAATGGTCGATTGTATGTTGATGGCGCTGGCATTGGGATTCCTTATCTTAATGTGGATTATCAGTTAAATGATAGAACTATTGTTGATTTAACAGACGAAAAATTCTTGTTTAGAAACAATTTGCTTACAGATACAAAGTATGGTACAAAAGGAACTTTGAATGGAAGTGTAGAGCACAAAAACTTTTCGGATTGGAAATTAGATTTAGCAATTAGTTCTAAAAAATTATTGGCATTGGATACAAAAGATAGTGAAGATGCTGCTTACTTTGGAACTGCTTTTATTAACGGAACCGCAACTATAAAAGGCCCAACAGGTTCTTTATTTATTAAAGTTGATGCAAAATCGGAAAAAGGTACTTCCGTAAAAATCCCTATTAATTATGCGGAAAGTGTTAGTGATAATAGCTTCATACATTTTTTGACAGCTAAAGAAAAATACAATATAAAAAATAGAATTGTTGATAAAACTAGGAATTATAATGGACTTGAACTGGAGTTCGATTTTGATATTACACCAGATGCAGAGGTTGAAGTTATTTTAGATCGTAATACAGGTCACGGAATGAAAGGAAAAGGATTTGGGTCTCTTTTGTTCAAAATAAATACCTTAGGTAAATTTAATATGTGGGGTGACTTCCAGGCCTATGAAGGAACTTATAACTTCAAATATGGTGGACTTATAGACAAAAGATTTGCAGTTAAAAAAGGAGGTTCAATTTCATGGGAAGGAAATCCGATGAGAGCACAATTGAATCTTGAGGCGGTTTATAAAACTACCGCTAATCCTGCTGTTTTATTAGAAAATTCATCGTTCAACACAAAAGTTCCAGTTGAGGTTATTATTGGGGTAAGAGGAGATTTGATGAGTCCTGATCCAGATTTTAATATTGATTTTCCAACAGTAAGTAATGTCTTAAAATCCGAAATACAATACAAGTTAACAGATAAAGATGTTAGGCAAACTCAGGCTTTGTATTTATTGTCATCAGGAGGATTTTTGAGTCCTGAAGGAGTTAACAGATCTGATTTTTTATCAGGAAGTTTATTTGAGACGGCTACCAGTTTACTTGGAGGGTTTATAAAATCAGATAATGATAAATTTCAAGTTGGAATTAATGTTATTGGGGCAGATAAGAGGTTAGGAAGAGAAACTGACGGGCGTTTTGTGGCTACAATTTCATCCAAAATAAATGAGCGAATTACTATAAATGGAAAAGTAGGGGTTCCTTTTGGTGGAATTAATGAATCGGCAATTGTTGGGGATCTTGAAGTTTTGTACCGAGTTAATGAAGACGGGACTATGAATTTACGTCTTTTTAACAAAGAAAATGATATTAACTACATCGGACAGGGAATAGGATATACACAAGGAGCTGGTATTTCTTATGAAGTAGATTTTGATACATTTAAAGAACTTGTGAATAAAATATTCAAAAAACACAAAATAGAAAGAGTTATAAGTCCAGAATATATCGATCAAGATTCGGCAATTTCGCCAGATTATATTAATTTTTATAATACGAAAAAATCAAAAAAAGATAGTCCCAAAAACAACAAAGAGGCCGTTATTCCAGAAGAGGATTAA
- the tsaD gene encoding tRNA (adenosine(37)-N6)-threonylcarbamoyltransferase complex transferase subunit TsaD, with protein MQNPEVFILAIESSCDDTAAAVLHNDKVLSNVVANQLIHNQYGGVVPELASRAHQQNIVPVIDAALQKANIQKEQLSAIAFTQGPGLMGSLLVGSSFAKSLALALQIPLVAVNHMHAHILAHFIDEEGFDKPTFPFLALTISGGHTQIVKVDGFFEMTIIGETTDDAVGEAFDKSAKILGLPYPGGPLVDKYAQLGNPKAFAFTKPKVPGMDFSFSGLKTAILYFIQKKKIENPDFIEENLNDICASIQHTIIEILMDKLKLAVKETGIKQIAIGGGVSANSGIRNTLKETEKKYGWKTFIPKFEYTTDNAAMIGIVGYQKFLHQNFEASSVVSKARIQF; from the coding sequence ATGCAAAATCCAGAGGTTTTTATTCTTGCCATCGAAAGTTCTTGTGACGATACCGCAGCAGCAGTTTTACATAACGATAAAGTATTATCTAATGTTGTCGCTAATCAGCTAATTCACAATCAATACGGCGGTGTAGTTCCTGAATTAGCATCCAGAGCACATCAACAAAATATTGTTCCAGTTATTGATGCTGCACTTCAAAAAGCAAATATACAAAAAGAACAATTGTCAGCAATTGCTTTTACGCAAGGACCAGGACTTATGGGATCACTTCTTGTTGGTAGTTCCTTTGCAAAATCATTAGCTTTAGCTTTACAAATCCCATTAGTAGCTGTAAATCATATGCATGCGCACATTTTAGCTCATTTTATTGACGAAGAAGGATTTGACAAACCTACTTTTCCTTTTTTAGCATTGACCATAAGCGGTGGACATACGCAAATCGTAAAAGTGGATGGTTTTTTTGAAATGACAATTATCGGAGAAACTACAGATGATGCCGTTGGCGAAGCTTTTGACAAAAGTGCAAAAATATTAGGTCTTCCTTATCCTGGTGGTCCATTAGTTGATAAATATGCCCAATTGGGTAACCCAAAAGCTTTTGCTTTTACAAAACCAAAAGTTCCAGGAATGGACTTTAGTTTTTCTGGATTAAAAACAGCTATTTTATATTTCATCCAAAAGAAAAAAATAGAAAATCCCGATTTTATTGAAGAAAATCTAAACGATATCTGCGCTTCTATACAGCATACAATCATTGAGATTTTAATGGATAAGCTAAAACTAGCCGTAAAAGAAACTGGTATAAAACAAATAGCTATTGGCGGTGGTGTTTCTGCTAATTCTGGCATTCGAAACACATTAAAAGAAACAGAGAAAAAATACGGTTGGAAAACCTTTATCCCTAAATTTGAATATACTACCGATAATGCTGCAATGATTGGAATTGTAGGTTATCAAAAATTTTTACATCAAAATTTCGAAGCTTCATCAGTCGTTTCTAAAGCACGAATTCAATTCTAA
- a CDS encoding 16S rRNA (uracil(1498)-N(3))-methyltransferase produces MQLFYNPKINELTEDFSFDKEESKHIIKVLRKKDGDILYVTNGLGFLFKTEITLASDSKCTVKILSFEKKEAPKFHLHLAVAPTKMNDRYEWFLEKATEIGIQEITPIICDRSERKVTNNERFDKIILSAMKQSNELYLPKLNEAISFKEFIKRKNEGAQLIAHCEETDKKTLKSVLKTNENVTLLIGPEGDFSEKEIALALDNNYNPVSLGNTRLRTETAAIVACHSVVFFNEN; encoded by the coding sequence ATGCAATTATTTTACAATCCAAAAATAAACGAACTTACTGAAGACTTTTCATTTGATAAAGAGGAGAGCAAACATATCATTAAAGTATTACGTAAGAAAGATGGTGATATACTATACGTTACTAATGGTTTAGGTTTTCTTTTTAAAACAGAAATTACTTTAGCTTCAGATAGCAAATGCACCGTTAAAATTCTTTCTTTCGAAAAAAAGGAAGCACCAAAATTTCACTTACATCTTGCTGTTGCTCCTACTAAAATGAATGATCGTTACGAATGGTTTTTAGAAAAAGCTACCGAAATTGGCATTCAGGAAATAACCCCGATTATATGTGATCGCTCCGAAAGAAAAGTAACCAACAACGAACGATTTGACAAAATCATTCTGTCAGCAATGAAACAATCTAATGAATTGTATTTACCAAAACTGAATGAAGCCATTTCTTTTAAAGAATTTATCAAACGTAAAAATGAAGGAGCGCAATTAATTGCTCATTGTGAAGAAACAGATAAAAAAACACTCAAATCTGTTTTGAAAACAAATGAAAATGTAACTTTACTAATAGGTCCTGAAGGTGATTTTTCTGAAAAAGAAATTGCTCTAGCCTTAGATAATAATTACAACCCTGTGTCATTAGGAAATACAAGATTACGCACCGAAACAGCAGCAATTGTAGCTTGCCACAGTGTTGTTTTTTTTAATGAGAATTAA
- a CDS encoding DUF4159 domain-containing protein yields the protein MRKISFLFFFICINCYSQEIALVKYKGGGDWYANPTSLSNLIKYCNATINTKIKAKPAIVEPSNPDLFSYPYIHMTGHGNVVFSDSDVTNLRNYMRAGGFLHIDDNYGLNQYIRKEIKKIFPENDLVEIPANHPIFQKPFLFPAGLPKIHEHDGKRPQAFGIFINSRLVLLYTYECDLGDGWEDPEVHNDPIDVREKALKMGANIMNYIFTN from the coding sequence ATGAGAAAAATATCTTTCTTGTTTTTTTTTATTTGTATCAATTGTTACTCGCAAGAAATAGCTTTGGTAAAATATAAGGGTGGTGGAGATTGGTATGCAAATCCAACTTCATTGTCTAATTTGATAAAGTATTGCAACGCCACAATTAATACCAAAATAAAGGCCAAACCCGCTATAGTAGAACCCAGCAATCCTGATTTATTTTCGTATCCATATATTCATATGACTGGGCACGGAAATGTTGTTTTTAGCGATTCTGATGTGACTAATTTGCGGAATTATATGCGCGCTGGTGGATTTCTGCATATTGATGATAATTACGGATTAAATCAATACATTAGAAAAGAAATAAAGAAAATATTCCCGGAAAATGATTTGGTTGAAATCCCCGCTAATCACCCCATTTTTCAAAAACCATTCCTCTTCCCTGCTGGATTACCAAAAATACATGAGCACGATGGAAAACGTCCTCAAGCTTTTGGGATATTTATAAATTCACGATTAGTTCTTCTCTATACTTATGAATGTGATTTAGGAGATGGTTGGGAAGATCCTGAAGTTCACAATGACCCCATTGATGTTCGAGAAAAAGCATTAAAAATGGGTGCAAATATTATGAATTATATCTTTACAAATTAA
- a CDS encoding TrmH family RNA methyltransferase, which produces MQLIHEELPFEKKTFPIILVCDHIYFQQNIGSIFRISEAFGVEKIIFTGKDIPLNPRKINKTSRSTHLHIPYTVIEETTDLIDYLLTEDLEVIALEITSNSKPLKEVVIPDLKKIALVIGSEINGISDGILNISNQIVHINMFGENSSMNVVQAVSIALYEITSLKIASNKK; this is translated from the coding sequence GTGCAACTAATACACGAAGAACTCCCTTTTGAAAAGAAAACATTTCCAATAATTTTGGTATGTGATCACATTTATTTCCAACAAAATATTGGTTCAATTTTCAGAATTAGTGAAGCATTTGGGGTTGAAAAAATAATTTTTACAGGAAAAGATATTCCTCTAAATCCTAGAAAAATAAATAAAACTTCCCGAAGCACGCATTTACATATTCCTTACACAGTCATTGAAGAAACTACTGATTTAATTGATTATTTATTGACTGAAGACCTCGAAGTAATTGCATTAGAAATAACTAGCAATAGCAAGCCCCTTAAAGAAGTAGTCATTCCTGATTTAAAGAAAATTGCTTTAGTGATTGGAAGTGAAATAAACGGAATAAGTGATGGCATTTTAAACATTTCAAACCAAATTGTACATATTAATATGTTTGGAGAAAACAGCAGCATGAATGTGGTACAAGCCGTAAGTATTGCGTTATACGAAATCACATCTTTAAAAATCGCATCCAATAAAAAGTAA
- a CDS encoding zinc metalloprotease — MKKIVLIAVVASMLFSCQNDESGAANTETSAITKRNCAAQDVLEAQLKADPTLALRMNEIEAFSQKAILTGRLVNGKVIIPVVVNVLYRTAAENISDAQIQSQIDVLNQDYTATNADFSSTPAEFSGVAANVGITFELVKINRKATTKSSWGTRDAMKKTKQGGLDPTSPATNLNIWACTIGGGILGYAQFPGGSAATDGVVIDSKYFGLSSAASYPYNLGRTASHEVGHWMNLRHIWGDASCGDDLVADTPVHKTSNFGVPVYPYVSTCLPAHNEMTMNYMDYTDDRGMYMFTNGQKARMSALFVAGGARAGFGI, encoded by the coding sequence ATGAAAAAAATTGTTTTAATCGCCGTTGTTGCATCAATGCTTTTCTCGTGTCAAAACGACGAATCAGGAGCTGCAAATACAGAAACTAGTGCTATAACAAAACGGAATTGTGCTGCCCAAGATGTCTTAGAAGCACAATTAAAAGCGGATCCAACCTTAGCCTTACGAATGAATGAAATAGAAGCTTTTTCCCAAAAAGCAATTCTAACGGGAAGATTAGTAAACGGGAAAGTAATAATTCCTGTTGTCGTAAATGTTCTCTATAGAACAGCCGCCGAAAATATTTCTGACGCACAAATACAATCTCAAATTGATGTGCTAAACCAAGATTACACCGCTACAAATGCTGATTTTAGTAGTACACCTGCTGAATTTTCTGGAGTTGCAGCAAATGTTGGGATTACTTTTGAGTTAGTAAAAATAAACCGAAAAGCAACTACAAAATCATCTTGGGGAACCAGAGATGCTATGAAAAAAACAAAACAAGGTGGATTAGACCCAACATCACCTGCGACAAATCTTAACATCTGGGCCTGTACAATAGGTGGTGGAATATTAGGTTATGCACAATTTCCTGGAGGAAGCGCTGCTACTGATGGAGTTGTAATTGATTCTAAATATTTTGGTTTATCAAGTGCTGCTAGTTATCCATACAACTTAGGAAGAACTGCTAGTCATGAAGTGGGTCACTGGATGAATCTTAGACACATATGGGGTGATGCTTCTTGCGGAGATGATTTAGTTGCAGATACACCAGTTCATAAAACATCTAACTTTGGAGTACCTGTCTATCCATATGTAAGTACTTGTTTACCTGCACATAACGAAATGACAATGAACTACATGGATTATACGGATGACAGAGGTATGTATATGTTCACGAATGGTCAAAAAGCTAGAATGTCTGCTCTGTTTGTTGCCGGTGGCGCAAGAGCAGGTTTTGGAATATAA
- a CDS encoding AI-2E family transporter, whose translation MITSKVIANGILRAIAYLILTALILYFLYQIQSVLIYLVIALILTLIGNPILDFFKKRLRFNHTFATITTLLIFILIIAGLITMFVPLILSQGQNLSLLNTVEIEKNSLQLINQIAAFLESHHIDSSKVLKEANITSKINFGIVTDFLNVILGTISSFGMGLASVLFITFFFLKDRLYFIISAKKLIPDSHEEQILNSLEKINHLLSRYFIGLLIQLFIVFILYLVVLIIFDIPNAIIIAFLCAVLNIIPYIGPLIASLLAAALTMLSHLGNDFQTDILPATIYVLIGFWIVQILDNNISQPIIFSKSVSSHPLEIFLVILIAGFLFGILGMVIAVPLYTIFKVIGKEFFPENVVIQLLTKNI comes from the coding sequence ATGATTACATCAAAAGTTATTGCAAATGGAATTCTAAGAGCTATTGCTTATTTGATTTTGACTGCTTTGATTCTTTATTTTTTATATCAAATACAATCCGTCTTAATTTACTTAGTAATTGCGTTAATCCTAACACTTATAGGAAATCCAATTTTAGATTTCTTCAAAAAAAGATTACGATTCAACCATACTTTCGCTACAATTACAACTCTTTTAATTTTTATTTTAATTATCGCTGGACTAATAACCATGTTCGTCCCTTTAATCCTAAGTCAAGGACAGAATTTATCCTTGTTAAACACTGTTGAAATAGAAAAAAACAGTTTGCAATTAATCAATCAAATAGCCGCTTTTTTAGAAAGTCATCATATCGATTCCTCCAAAGTATTAAAGGAGGCTAATATTACATCTAAAATAAATTTTGGAATCGTAACTGATTTTTTAAATGTAATTCTTGGTACTATAAGCAGTTTTGGAATGGGTCTAGCTTCTGTTCTATTTATTACTTTTTTCTTTTTAAAAGATAGATTGTATTTCATCATTAGTGCCAAAAAATTAATTCCAGACAGTCACGAAGAACAAATTTTAAATTCTTTAGAAAAAATTAATCATTTACTATCGCGTTATTTTATTGGTCTGCTAATTCAACTGTTTATTGTTTTTATTTTATATCTGGTTGTTCTAATTATTTTTGACATTCCAAATGCTATTATTATCGCTTTTTTATGTGCCGTCTTAAATATCATTCCATACATAGGTCCATTGATTGCTTCTCTTTTGGCAGCAGCTTTAACAATGTTAAGTCACTTAGGAAATGATTTTCAAACGGATATTTTACCCGCTACAATTTATGTATTAATTGGATTTTGGATTGTACAAATTTTAGACAACAACATTTCTCAGCCCATAATTTTTTCCAAAAGTGTTAGTTCACATCCATTAGAAATTTTTCTGGTAATTCTTATTGCTGGTTTTCTTTTTGGTATTTTAGGTATGGTAATCGCAGTTCCTTTATACACCATATTTAAAGTAATTGGAAAGGAATTTTTCCCTGAAAACGTTGTTATTCAGTTATTAACTAAAAATATTTAA
- a CDS encoding class I SAM-dependent methyltransferase, whose translation MDLTLLNPNIQEFINANIDVKITKLALQKNPFPNVDWISILNQIEAKTKAKDKLPTWFATKDIIYPSKISIEQTSSEKTALYKSTLVSGDSLIDLTGGFGVDDYYFSKRINTIAHCEINLELSDLVKHNFEQLEVKNCSCYKGDSLTTLSSLNQKWDWIYIDPSRRNDAKGKVFMLKDCLPNVPENLDFYFKNSNAILIKTAPLLDISAGLSELKNVKNIHIVALDNEVKELLWELHKDYSGEITIKTINILKDKTESFDFVLNQEQRVPSYSLPQKYLYEANNAIMKSGGFDEVSNLYSINKLHRHSHLYTSENLVAFPGRIFEIQNSISYNKTEMKMLLENKKANITIRNFPDSVEVIRKKWKIKDGGNIYCFFTTDVNNNKIVLICTKIK comes from the coding sequence TTGGATTTAACACTTCTAAATCCCAATATTCAAGAATTTATTAATGCCAATATTGATGTAAAAATCACGAAATTAGCATTGCAAAAAAATCCTTTCCCAAATGTGGATTGGATTTCTATTTTAAATCAAATTGAAGCTAAAACTAAAGCTAAGGATAAACTTCCAACATGGTTTGCAACTAAAGATATTATTTACCCAAGTAAAATTTCTATAGAACAAACCTCATCAGAAAAAACAGCTTTATATAAATCAACGCTCGTTTCAGGTGATAGTTTAATTGATTTAACAGGAGGTTTTGGAGTGGATGATTATTATTTTTCAAAAAGAATTAATACCATTGCGCATTGCGAAATCAATCTAGAATTATCAGATTTAGTTAAGCATAATTTTGAACAATTAGAGGTAAAAAACTGTTCCTGCTATAAAGGAGATAGTTTAACAACATTATCTTCATTAAACCAAAAATGGGATTGGATTTATATTGATCCTTCGAGACGGAATGATGCCAAAGGAAAAGTCTTTATGCTCAAAGACTGTTTGCCAAATGTGCCCGAAAATCTTGATTTTTATTTTAAAAACTCAAATGCTATTTTAATAAAAACAGCTCCTTTGCTAGATATTTCGGCAGGTTTGTCTGAATTGAAAAACGTAAAAAACATTCATATTGTAGCTTTAGATAATGAAGTAAAAGAACTTTTATGGGAATTACATAAAGACTATTCTGGCGAAATAACAATTAAAACTATTAATATTTTAAAGGATAAAACAGAAAGTTTTGATTTTGTTTTAAATCAAGAACAGAGAGTTCCTTCTTACAGTTTGCCACAGAAATATTTATATGAAGCTAATAATGCCATAATGAAATCAGGTGGATTTGATGAAGTAAGTAATTTATATTCCATAAACAAACTTCATAGGCATTCGCATTTATATACTTCAGAAAATTTAGTGGCTTTTCCAGGTAGAATTTTTGAAATCCAAAATTCAATTTCATACAATAAAACGGAAATGAAAATGCTTCTAGAAAATAAAAAAGCAAACATTACAATCCGAAATTTTCCAGATTCAGTTGAAGTCATCAGAAAAAAATGGAAAATAAAAGATGGAGGAAATATCTATTGTTTTTTTACAACTGATGTAAATAATAATAAAATAGTTTTAATTTGCACGAAAATAAAATAA